From Chitinophagales bacterium, the proteins below share one genomic window:
- a CDS encoding sugar nucleotide-binding protein produces the protein MKALVTGVHGTIGSVLCSLLKQRGIDVVGWNRQLIPTDDYRRMENFMLEVHPDVLFHLAYTSQHHNSPESWKVNVAWPGELAWITSRLKVKFVFTSTNLVFSNRQPAPFDTASKPDAASGYGYEKRMAEERVRAQNPDALIARLGWQIGYAAGTNNMIDYLQRQMDESGIIRANVNWKPACSFLQDTCNQLIHLTADYPPSLYHLDANVRWNFYEIATALNKLHGNPWKVETVSGAIMDYRMTDTRLQLPALINYLDLP, from the coding sequence ATGAAAGCATTAGTTACCGGTGTTCATGGCACCATAGGGTCGGTGTTGTGCAGCCTCCTGAAACAAAGAGGTATTGACGTGGTCGGATGGAACAGGCAATTGATTCCAACGGATGATTACAGGCGCATGGAGAACTTCATGCTGGAAGTTCATCCTGATGTGTTATTCCATCTTGCTTATACTTCACAACATCACAACAGCCCTGAGTCGTGGAAGGTCAATGTCGCATGGCCCGGTGAACTTGCGTGGATTACCAGTAGACTGAAGGTGAAGTTTGTATTCACCAGCACCAACCTCGTTTTTTCAAACAGGCAACCCGCACCATTTGACACCGCTTCTAAACCGGATGCAGCATCAGGTTATGGTTATGAAAAGCGTATGGCGGAAGAACGGGTACGTGCACAAAATCCGGATGCACTGATTGCCCGTTTGGGTTGGCAGATTGGCTATGCAGCCGGAACTAATAACATGATAGATTATCTGCAAAGGCAGATGGATGAAAGCGGTATCATACGTGCCAATGTAAACTGGAAACCGGCCTGCTCTTTTCTACAGGATACATGTAATCAATTGATTCACCTGACTGCTGATTACCCACCCTCATTGTATCATTTGGATGCCAACGTACGTTGGAATTTTTATGAAATTGCAACAGCCCTGAATAAACTTCATGGCAATCCATGGAAAGTTGAAACTGTGTCCGGAGCGATAATGGATTACCGGATGACAGATACCAGGTTGCAGCTTCCCGCTCTAATAAATTACCTTGATTTACCTTGA
- the rpsG gene encoding 30S ribosomal protein S7, whose translation MRKSRAKKRPILPDPKFNDEMVTRFVNTLLKQGKKTTAFQIFYDTIDKIADTTKEEGFPIWKKAVENLMPAVEVRSRRIGGATFQIPAEVRPTRKTALAMKWLINYAAARSGRSMADKLAAESIAAAKGEGAAFKKKEDTHKMAEANKAFAHFRI comes from the coding sequence ATGAGAAAGTCCAGAGCAAAAAAACGCCCGATTCTACCGGATCCGAAGTTTAATGATGAAATGGTAACCCGTTTTGTAAATACACTGCTGAAGCAGGGAAAAAAGACGACTGCCTTTCAAATCTTTTATGACACTATTGATAAGATAGCTGATACCACTAAGGAAGAGGGATTTCCAATCTGGAAAAAAGCTGTGGAAAATCTGATGCCTGCTGTTGAAGTGCGCAGTCGCCGTATCGGTGGTGCTACGTTTCAGATTCCGGCAGAAGTTCGTCCTACCCGTAAAACGGCTCTGGCTATGAAATGGCTGATCAATTATGCAGCCGCCCGCAGTGGCCGGTCAATGGCCGACAAGTTAGCTGCCGAATCCATTGCAGCAGCCAAGGGAGAGGGGGCAGCCTTCAAGAAGAAGGAAGATACCCACAAAATGGCAGAAGCCAATAAGGCTTTTGCTCACTTCAGGATTTAA
- a CDS encoding class I SAM-dependent methyltransferase, protein MFEFHKDKETYFNYQKENAAKWVIPFVEKGMPVNAGMNVLEIGCAEGGVLKAFLERGCTGVGVELSPSRAELASNFLKQEIAEQCVSIIAKDIYDPSFSSEFKNAFDLIILKDVIEHIHDQQKLMDQLKLYLKPEGKIFFGFPPWYMPFGGHQQVCKNRWLSKLPYYHLLPMPLFRMVLKWGGESQQSVEDLAEIKETGISIERFEKILKRLGYIIDQRVYYLINPIYEYKFGWKTREQNKLVAAVPWVRDLFTTAMYYLVSLKNK, encoded by the coding sequence ATGTTCGAATTTCATAAGGATAAGGAAACCTATTTCAACTATCAGAAGGAGAATGCTGCGAAGTGGGTCATCCCTTTTGTCGAAAAAGGAATGCCTGTAAATGCCGGCATGAATGTATTGGAAATCGGTTGTGCAGAAGGAGGGGTGCTGAAAGCATTTTTAGAGAGGGGATGCACCGGAGTAGGAGTTGAACTGAGTCCTTCAAGAGCGGAACTGGCAAGCAATTTTTTGAAGCAGGAAATAGCGGAACAGTGTGTTTCTATCATCGCAAAAGATATATACGATCCTTCCTTTTCCAGTGAATTCAAAAATGCATTCGACCTTATTATTCTTAAAGATGTTATTGAACACATCCATGATCAGCAAAAGCTGATGGATCAGTTAAAGTTGTACCTGAAACCGGAAGGGAAAATCTTCTTCGGATTTCCGCCATGGTACATGCCATTTGGCGGCCATCAGCAGGTCTGCAAAAACAGATGGCTGTCTAAACTTCCCTATTATCACCTCTTGCCAATGCCGCTATTTAGAATGGTACTGAAGTGGGGAGGTGAATCGCAACAGTCTGTTGAAGACCTTGCCGAAATAAAAGAGACCGGAATTTCAATCGAACGTTTCGAAAAGATATTGAAGCGCCTCGGCTACATCATTGATCAACGGGTTTATTACCTCATCAATCCAATTTACGAATACAAGTTTGGATGGAAGACCAGAGAGCAAAACAAACTGGTAGCTGCCGTTCCCTGGGTGAGAGATCTTTTTACAACGGCCATGTATTATCTCGTCAGCCTTAAGAACAAGTGA
- a CDS encoding endonuclease/exonuclease/phosphatase family protein: MRIRYLLTFFPAVLLLFCTSVNSIQGSKIPYEKHRLETGATSFMIAFYNVENLFDTKDDPATDDAEFLPGGKYKWTDDKYRAKSDNIARVLAAMNDGKGADIVGFSEVENKDVITDLLNHPALKKMDYGIVHHESPDMRGIDVAMIYKKKSFRVIGSHAIKVDISKFDAHPTRDILLVTGVTPSKDTLYLFLNHWPSRRGGTAESQPRRELAATVLRKAADSILQKVPNAKLVLMGDFNDNPSDASISQTLRASKAPDLSIGNSLYDPANNFDWKAGEGSEFYRGDWSRFIQIILSNALVKDQLDEQKSFRDIYIFKPDWLLIEEPAYQQMIPYRTFEEGKPIGFSDHLPVYVKLKL, translated from the coding sequence ATGCGAATACGTTACCTGCTTACTTTTTTCCCGGCCGTCCTATTATTGTTTTGTACCAGCGTCAACTCCATACAAGGTTCCAAAATACCGTATGAAAAGCACCGGCTGGAAACGGGCGCGACCAGTTTCATGATTGCATTTTACAATGTCGAAAACCTGTTTGACACGAAGGACGATCCTGCCACGGATGATGCAGAGTTTCTGCCCGGCGGTAAATACAAGTGGACCGATGACAAATACAGGGCGAAGAGTGATAACATTGCCCGTGTGCTTGCTGCGATGAATGATGGCAAGGGCGCAGATATCGTCGGCTTTTCGGAAGTGGAAAACAAGGACGTCATTACTGATTTGCTGAACCACCCTGCACTGAAGAAAATGGATTACGGGATCGTTCACCATGAATCCCCTGATATGCGGGGAATTGATGTTGCAATGATTTACAAAAAAAAGTCATTCAGGGTGATCGGCAGCCATGCCATCAAAGTAGATATCAGCAAGTTTGACGCACACCCGACAAGGGATATCCTGCTGGTTACCGGAGTCACTCCATCAAAAGATACTTTGTACCTGTTCCTTAATCACTGGCCTTCCCGCCGCGGCGGCACTGCCGAATCACAGCCACGGCGTGAGCTGGCTGCCACGGTATTGCGGAAAGCGGCAGATTCCATTCTGCAGAAGGTTCCGAACGCAAAGCTGGTGCTGATGGGTGATTTCAATGATAATCCAAGCGATGCCTCCATTTCGCAGACGCTGCGTGCCTCGAAAGCGCCTGATTTATCAATCGGCAATTCATTGTATGATCCGGCCAATAATTTCGACTGGAAAGCAGGAGAAGGTTCGGAGTTTTACAGAGGTGACTGGAGTAGGTTTATTCAGATCATTCTTTCCAATGCTCTCGTCAAAGATCAACTTGATGAACAAAAGAGCTTTCGCGATATCTACATTTTTAAACCGGACTGGCTGTTGATTGAAGAACCTGCCTATCAGCAAATGATTCCCTACAGAACATTCGAAGAGGGGAAGCCGATTGGTTTCAGCGACCACTTGCCGGTGTATGTAAAGCTTAAATTATGA
- a CDS encoding aminopeptidase P family protein, whose protein sequence is MKYLPMDQQLYIENRKRFAAQLPPNSIAFFHSNDEMPRSGDMNFQFRQQADLFYLTGIDQEETLLIIYPDCPLPEYKEVLFLRRTNEMIAVWEGHKYTIAEAQFASGIKTILWIDELPSIQHMLMTFAEFVYVDTNENYRAQPQVEDKNLRRAHALMRQYPAHQYRRSAPVMLQLRQIKSRTEVNIIQEAIRITAIAFERVLKYTKPGVMEYEIEAEITHEFLRNRSGGHAYTPIIASGKNACVLHYTDNNQPCKRGDLLLLDFGADYGNYAADLTRTIPVNGRFSPRQKEVYQAVLRVQKQAINLLIPGTIINEYHKIVGQMMEEELIGLGLLKKAAVKKQDPEKPLYKKYFMHGTSHHLGIDVHDLGTRFDPIQPGMVFTCEPGIYIPEENIGIRIENDILVTNGAPVDLMDMIPSEVKDIEAMMRK, encoded by the coding sequence ATGAAATACCTTCCGATGGATCAGCAGTTATATATTGAAAACCGGAAGCGGTTTGCTGCGCAGTTACCCCCTAATTCCATCGCCTTCTTCCATTCGAATGATGAAATGCCCCGCAGCGGCGACATGAATTTTCAGTTCCGGCAACAGGCAGACCTCTTCTACCTGACCGGTATTGACCAGGAAGAAACGCTGCTCATCATCTATCCTGACTGTCCTCTGCCAGAGTACAAAGAGGTTTTATTTCTACGGAGAACGAATGAAATGATAGCCGTTTGGGAAGGCCATAAATATACCATTGCAGAAGCGCAATTTGCATCAGGCATAAAAACCATCCTTTGGATTGATGAACTGCCCTCCATACAGCACATGCTCATGACCTTTGCGGAATTTGTGTATGTTGATACGAATGAAAATTATCGTGCACAACCCCAGGTTGAAGACAAAAATCTACGACGGGCACATGCACTGATGCGGCAGTATCCCGCGCATCAGTACCGCCGCAGCGCGCCGGTCATGCTACAACTAAGGCAGATAAAATCAAGAACAGAAGTCAACATCATTCAGGAAGCTATACGCATAACGGCCATCGCTTTTGAAAGAGTATTAAAATATACTAAGCCGGGGGTGATGGAGTATGAGATAGAAGCTGAAATTACCCATGAATTTCTACGAAACCGCTCCGGCGGGCATGCCTATACACCCATTATTGCAAGCGGAAAGAATGCCTGTGTGCTGCATTATACGGATAACAATCAGCCTTGCAAGCGCGGCGACCTGCTATTGCTTGATTTTGGTGCCGACTACGGAAATTATGCCGCCGATCTCACCCGCACCATACCGGTGAACGGCCGCTTTTCGCCACGTCAGAAAGAAGTTTACCAGGCTGTGCTGCGGGTACAAAAGCAGGCCATTAACCTCCTCATTCCAGGCACTATCATTAATGAATATCATAAGATTGTGGGCCAGATGATGGAAGAAGAATTAATCGGACTTGGATTACTGAAGAAAGCTGCTGTTAAAAAACAGGATCCTGAAAAACCATTGTATAAAAAATACTTCATGCATGGCACTTCGCATCATCTTGGCATTGATGTGCATGACCTCGGAACACGGTTTGATCCTATACAACCCGGTATGGTATTCACCTGCGAGCCCGGCATCTATATTCCGGAAGAAAACATCGGTATCAGGATAGAGAATGACATCCTGGTAACGAATGGTGCCCCTGTGGACCTGATGGATATGATTCCTTCAGAAGTAAAAGATATTGAAGCTATGATGAGAAAGTAA
- a CDS encoding T9SS type A sorting domain-containing protein produces MKKITTLCLVFTCIFYSGLAQSGPGGIGDVSGNSILQLWLRGDAGIVVNTNSPQRVKEWQDQSGANNHVSSTGGSKPFYVEPPAVPGVKFNGRQYLQAPASSSFYPTTATIFIVKKKEFTGTAISLSPNGYSQEFLILNERIYHHHSSGNYAAQSSPCLSSMPDNEICIVEGMWGAGATDITYYTNGLLSTEPKDQQGVQVSLSPVNRKITIGQRDVFTPSEYLTGTIFEVIGYNVKLTNEQRIAVENYLACKYGITNDVCGALGSCDGKSMELSTFKTEDELNIYPNPVTTQLYIDFGKSFMGNNVNVSVVNLLGQTVMSKQISLDSYEGSIPLTVDQLAPGNYLLIAEQGQRIVSEKFVIQ; encoded by the coding sequence ATGAAGAAAATCACAACACTTTGCTTAGTGTTCACTTGCATCTTCTATTCCGGGCTTGCACAAAGTGGCCCCGGAGGTATTGGTGATGTTTCTGGTAATTCCATTTTACAACTCTGGCTCCGTGGCGATGCAGGAATAGTTGTTAATACAAATTCTCCGCAACGGGTAAAAGAATGGCAGGATCAATCCGGAGCAAATAACCATGTATCTTCTACCGGAGGATCAAAGCCATTCTATGTGGAACCACCTGCTGTACCGGGTGTAAAATTTAACGGCAGACAATATTTACAGGCACCGGCAAGTTCAAGTTTCTACCCGACAACTGCTACTATTTTTATTGTTAAGAAAAAGGAGTTTACGGGCACTGCTATCTCTTTATCCCCCAACGGTTACTCCCAGGAATTCCTGATACTAAATGAAAGAATTTATCACCATCACTCCTCCGGTAATTATGCTGCGCAGTCTTCTCCTTGCCTGAGCTCAATGCCCGATAATGAGATTTGTATTGTAGAAGGCATGTGGGGAGCGGGCGCAACCGACATTACCTATTATACAAATGGATTGCTGTCAACAGAACCGAAAGATCAGCAAGGCGTTCAGGTTTCACTATCGCCTGTTAACCGGAAAATTACAATTGGTCAAAGAGATGTATTCACCCCATCCGAATATCTGACAGGTACCATCTTTGAAGTGATTGGCTATAATGTTAAGTTGACAAATGAACAAAGAATTGCGGTGGAGAATTACCTCGCATGCAAATACGGTATTACAAATGATGTCTGTGGTGCACTAGGCAGTTGCGACGGGAAAAGCATGGAGCTGTCCACTTTCAAAACTGAAGATGAACTCAACATTTATCCAAATCCTGTGACGACTCAATTGTATATTGATTTTGGAAAAAGCTTCATGGGAAATAATGTAAATGTCAGCGTGGTAAACCTGCTGGGTCAAACCGTGATGTCAAAGCAAATTAGCCTTGATTCCTACGAGGGATCCATACCCTTGACCGTTGATCAGCTGGCACCGGGGAATTACCTGCTTATTGCAGAACAAGGTCAGCGCATCGTTTCTGAAAAGTTTGTGATACAATAG
- the rpsL gene encoding 30S ribosomal protein S12 has product MPTIQQLVRKGRTIIRSKSKSRALNSSPQKRGVCTRVYTTTPKKPNSALRKVAKVRLTNGIEVISYIPGEGHNLQEHSIVLIRGGRVKDLPGVRYHIVRGALDTAGVNDRKKSRSKYGTKRPKAGAAKK; this is encoded by the coding sequence ATGCCTACCATTCAACAACTTGTACGTAAAGGAAGAACGATCATCCGCTCCAAGAGTAAGTCAAGAGCCCTGAACAGTTCACCGCAAAAGAGAGGAGTTTGCACCCGTGTTTATACGACCACTCCAAAGAAACCGAATTCTGCACTCAGAAAGGTTGCAAAAGTCCGGCTAACCAATGGCATTGAAGTGATCTCCTATATTCCGGGTGAAGGACATAACCTGCAGGAACACTCAATCGTATTGATTCGCGGCGGCCGTGTTAAAGATTTGCCGGGTGTGCGTTATCATATTGTTCGAGGTGCATTAGACACCGCAGGTGTAAATGACCGGAAGAAGAGCCGCAGCAAGTACGGAACTAAAAGACCAAAAGCAGGAGCAGCTAAAAAATAA
- the fusA gene encoding elongation factor G translates to MAQDLKFTRNIGIAAHIDAGKTTTTERILYYTGVSHKIGEVHDGAATMDWMVQEKERGITITSAATRCFWKYKDKEYKVNIIDTPGHVDFTVEVERSLRVLDGMVALFCAVSGVEPQSETVWRQANRYKVPRIGFVNKMDRSGADFLDVVKQVKEKLGANPVPLQLPIGAEDSFKGVVDLVLNKAIIWDDTTQGMTYKEIPIPDDMKELVEEYRTIMIEAVASYDDKILEKYLEDADSLTVEEVMEAIRKATIDIAIIPMLCGSSFKNKGVQAMLDAVITYLPSPLDLEAVKGINPNTEEEIFRKPDAKEPFTALAFKIMTDPFVGRLAFFRVYAGTLNAGSYVLNTRTDKKERISRIFQMHANKQNPIEVIEAGDIGAAVGFKEIRTGDTLCDEKNPIILETIKFPDPVISIAVEAKTQADVDKLGNALAKLAEEDPTFKVRVDDETSQTIISGMGELHLEIIVDRLKREFKVECNQGAPQVAYKETITKTIKHREVFKKQTGGRGKFADIHVEVGPVGEGEKGLVFVNEVFGGAIPREFIPPVQKGFQAAMSAGVLAGFPVDDLKVTLYDGSYHNVDSDQMAFELCAKYAFREVCAKANPILLEPIMKVEIVSPEEYTGDVVGDLNRRRGHLESMEMKGNAQVIKAKVPLSEMFGYVTQLRTITSGRATSIMEFSHYAPAPNAITEEVVSKAKGKVKAEA, encoded by the coding sequence ATGGCTCAGGATTTAAAGTTTACCCGAAACATCGGGATAGCTGCGCACATTGATGCCGGCAAAACAACCACCACGGAACGCATTCTTTACTATACTGGTGTTTCGCATAAAATCGGTGAAGTGCATGACGGTGCTGCCACGATGGATTGGATGGTGCAGGAGAAGGAGCGGGGTATCACCATCACGTCTGCTGCTACACGGTGTTTCTGGAAATACAAGGACAAAGAATACAAAGTAAATATCATTGATACACCCGGTCACGTCGATTTTACCGTCGAGGTAGAACGTTCTTTACGTGTTCTTGATGGTATGGTAGCACTGTTTTGCGCAGTTTCCGGCGTAGAACCTCAGTCAGAAACGGTGTGGCGCCAGGCTAATCGTTATAAGGTTCCCCGTATCGGTTTTGTGAATAAAATGGATCGGAGCGGCGCTGATTTTCTGGATGTGGTAAAACAAGTGAAGGAAAAATTAGGTGCCAATCCCGTTCCGCTGCAATTGCCTATCGGAGCTGAAGATTCATTTAAAGGCGTGGTTGACCTGGTGCTGAATAAAGCCATCATCTGGGACGATACCACGCAGGGTATGACCTATAAAGAGATTCCGATACCGGATGATATGAAGGAACTGGTGGAAGAATATCGTACCATTATGATTGAAGCGGTTGCCTCCTACGATGATAAGATCCTTGAAAAATACCTGGAGGACGCTGATTCGCTTACCGTAGAGGAGGTGATGGAAGCCATCCGTAAAGCAACCATAGACATTGCTATTATTCCTATGCTATGCGGCTCGTCCTTCAAAAATAAGGGAGTGCAGGCGATGCTTGATGCGGTGATCACCTACTTGCCGTCCCCTTTGGATCTGGAAGCCGTAAAAGGAATAAATCCAAATACAGAAGAGGAAATTTTCCGCAAACCGGATGCAAAGGAACCATTTACCGCTTTGGCTTTTAAAATCATGACTGATCCATTTGTCGGCCGTCTTGCTTTCTTCCGTGTCTATGCGGGTACGCTCAATGCAGGTTCTTATGTTTTAAATACCAGAACAGATAAGAAGGAGAGGATTTCGCGTATTTTTCAGATGCATGCCAACAAGCAAAATCCGATAGAAGTAATTGAAGCCGGAGATATCGGAGCTGCCGTAGGATTTAAAGAGATAAGGACAGGTGATACTCTGTGCGATGAAAAAAATCCGATCATCTTGGAAACGATCAAGTTCCCGGATCCGGTAATTTCAATAGCAGTTGAAGCCAAAACGCAAGCTGATGTTGATAAACTGGGTAATGCGCTTGCCAAACTTGCCGAAGAGGATCCAACCTTCAAGGTTCGTGTGGATGATGAAACCAGTCAAACCATCATCAGTGGTATGGGTGAGTTGCACCTGGAGATTATTGTTGACAGATTAAAGCGTGAATTCAAGGTTGAATGTAACCAGGGCGCTCCGCAGGTTGCTTACAAAGAAACCATCACCAAGACCATCAAGCACCGCGAAGTATTCAAGAAGCAAACAGGTGGCCGTGGTAAGTTCGCAGATATTCATGTGGAAGTTGGGCCTGTGGGCGAGGGCGAAAAAGGATTGGTCTTTGTAAATGAAGTATTTGGTGGCGCTATTCCGCGTGAGTTTATTCCGCCGGTGCAAAAAGGTTTTCAGGCCGCTATGTCTGCCGGTGTGTTGGCGGGTTTCCCTGTTGATGACCTTAAGGTGACGCTGTATGATGGAAGCTACCATAATGTGGACTCCGATCAGATGGCATTTGAGCTGTGCGCCAAGTATGCATTCAGGGAAGTGTGTGCCAAAGCAAATCCCATTCTGCTTGAACCGATCATGAAAGTGGAAATTGTTTCTCCGGAAGAATATACAGGCGATGTGGTAGGTGATCTGAATCGCCGCCGCGGACATCTTGAATCAATGGAAATGAAAGGCAACGCCCAGGTGATCAAGGCTAAGGTGCCTTTATCAGAAATGTTCGGTTACGTAACACAATTGCGTACGATTACTTCTGGTCGCGCCACATCCATCATGGAGTTTTCGCACTATGCCCCTGCCCCCAATGCCATCACCGAAGAGGTGGTGTCAAAGGCAAAAGGAAAAGTGAAGGCGGAAGCCTAA